The following nucleotide sequence is from Nothobranchius furzeri strain GRZ-AD chromosome 6, NfurGRZ-RIMD1, whole genome shotgun sequence.
ttcttctACCTTCAGttgtcattttaacattttaaaatgacaactgaAGTAAATTGTACTTATTTTTAATGTTCCCCTACCATATTGCATATAATTTAAATATTTATCTGAATAAACAAGTTTATCAAATAAAATCAGCAGTTGTGACCAAACATTTACTGCTCATCAGTTCCACTTTCACAAAAACGTATTTAAAAATTTAAATTAGGTTTAATTTATCTATTGTGAAATCCAACTGCATTAGACAAGGCAGCTTCATTTATATAGCATATATCATACACAAAAGCAATTCAGCATTCTTTTCCTGTTTAAAACAAAATATGGaccttaaaaaaaattaaaaattgaaTCAGAAAAGCGtgaaatgccttctccaggtcagggatgaggtcctacctcaagtggaggagttttggtGTCTTGAGTGAGGAAAAGATGTAGCATGAGTCAGCTCGATAGGCGGAttcgtgctgcgtctgcagtgatgcgggcgtgctGAAAGAGCTGTGCTGAaagtatttttgttttaccaggatGCTAGTTCAATCATATTTTTCTGATACTGTTCTCCTCATCCTTCTTAATATTCATAAGAGGACAAAAAAACTTCAAGGATTTTTTCTAGCTTCATTGAGATAAGTAGGGTAAAATGTTCTCTAAAAGAATAAACAGAACCAGAGGTTAGTTCTTGCTTTTCTTCACTGGAGGGCATCAATTCCCCTTCTTGCTCATATATAAGGCCAATTTAAAACTGAACTGTAGCTAGAGGAATATGTACTGTAGCATGATGCAATGTGAAGCAAAGACAAACTTTTTTTAGGCATGAGAGTTTGTGAAGGAAGTCCAAAGCATGCCTCAACCTCATcgcatgagagttggcagccctggttAAGTTTCCTTTCTAAGGACACCCAGCAGATTACATGGAGTCGATGACTTGTGTGGTGATTTTACAGCCACCCTCATACTAAGCATGCATGTAATGAGTACAGGAATGAGGAAAACTCCCCATTAACAGGAataaacctccagcagaacctggctcagtacaACCAGCCATCTGACACAACTGACTGGGGGTTTGAGAAGAAAGAGTCAAAAAAATTATATCATGAACTATAGTAGCAGTATTTTCAGTctgagaaagtaaaaagttatcagGGGAGGGAGAATGTTTAGTGGTTGGCAGCAATGTGGCAGCTGATGCCCCCTTCAGGAGGccatcacagctcagcagaacaccactgtagCTTCCCtggagagaaaaacacttaaaaaacATAAAGTCAATTGCTGAAATAACAAGAAATAATGCAAATAGAGAGTAAATGGTAGAAGAAAGTAGCattgtgtggaaagtggtcattatgtcctccagcagtctaagcgtacagcagcataactacagagataactctggataacctagccttttaaatggaagcatgttggaggcagggcaaggaagaGCCGTCTTTAATGACTGtattctccacctccctctactcccccacttgtccagatccggCTTAGGGTTAGACTTTAACCATAGGCCCaatcaaacaaaaacattttaagcctagtcttaaaagtagacaaggtgtctgactCACAGaccagctggttccacaagagaggagcctgatagctgaaagatctacctcccatcctatttttggaTATTCTAGgagccaccagtaaacctgcagtctgagagcaaagtgctctgttgctggtgaaggttctcagtcatccaggtcatggtaatccaaagaggTTCAAATGCAGGCAACCGCACTACTTTGGTTTCTTGTAGacctttcgcttctcatccgagagcCTTGCAATGGAGGCTAATGACCAATCAGAGGCTTAGGAGGGGTACTCAGAGGGAGTTTCTGCTTGTTGAGCAATAATAGACAGCTActgtttataagcttgaccctcccatattccagtcagaattgacaaagctcgttGGATCAGAAGCAGAATGTCTTAACCAAAGTCCAGTTGTCTGCATTTGAACCTTTTTGGAAAACTGCTCTGTTAGAaacatggaacaatcagatcactgatgtaacgTGGAGCTTAattattaaaagctttaaatGTGAGGAGGATCTTctgatcagaactctagctgcaatcTTTTGGATTAGCGGAAGACTTAACTACATTCGGTGGACTTCCTGGTCATAAAATATTACAATAATCGAGTCTTGAAGTAAACAAAGCATGAACTAGcttttcagcatcacttctggacAGGATGTTTCTAATCTTGGCAAAATCCCCTTGTACCTGGTCTATTTCATTGTGTTTTAGCTTTCGTGTTTCATTGAACTGTATGAGCCACCATAGCCTCTTACCCTAAAAAGATTGTGCAACCATTCGTTTAAAATTGTTCAGAATTTAATAGATTGTAACACAGTATGTTGTGGATCATTTACAAAGCTCTACAATACTTCTATCAAAAATGCACTTGCAAGTCTGTTATTGCAGCTTTTACATAATAATCAAGCAAAATGCTTCAATGACATGCTAAAAATGAATCAAAGACATAAAACACAATAGTCAACATCTATTACAAACATATCAGTTTGAAAGAGCATTTTGCTGGCTGAGTTGCTTTAAAGAATAGGAAAGTACGAGTGCTGGCTTTAAGGAGTCCATGCTTACAGTTTATCAGTGAACAGTGGACAATTTCCAGCTAATAACACAATTACACGAGAAAAAGTCAATAATGGTAGGGTGGTCTCTGCAGTGAAATGAATGTTAACTTAAAAATAGCTTCAGAAAATAATATTGCTGCTCATCTATGAAGACTGAGATATAAAAGGTATAAAATTACACACTTCATATTTAGGTGATTGGTCCTGCTATAAAATGAAAAACAACGACTCACCTTTGTACTATACCGTTACTTTTTCAAGCCAATTGATATTTTATGTACATAAAAGTTGAGCTCTACTGTTCTTCAAAGAGCACTACATTCATGTGTCCGATAACTTGGTCATCTTTTCGTCAGTCTGAAGAGTCTCAATGTCCCCTAGAAGTTCTGTCTCAGGCATTTGAAAGCCCTGAGCTGGGACAGGCTCTCCCTGGGACGTCCTGTCTGCCAAGTCTTCATCATTGTGTGAGTGGTCTTTAATTAGGAAAGCAGCTTGCTCTGTGACAGAGGTGTTGCAAAAGGAACTGGAAACATGACCTGTAGACGTGGAGCCACTGCCACTATGGTGTGAGCCAACTTTATTAACAACCGGTGGGGGGTGGTGTAACTGTTGCTGGGGCATTGCCACAGGCATTTGCATGGGGTAAAAGTTCTGCAGGTATGGATAAGCTGGCATGGGATGGTATCCATTGATGGGAATGAAAAGTGGCGGTGACATTACCGACCGATGCATTTGACCCTTAACTGGCATAAACTGGGGTTGATTGACCAGTGAGCTTTTTTTGGGGCTCGAATAACGTGATGTATTTGCTGTGCTCATGCTAACATAGCTGGTACTGAGAGAACTGGTCTGGGTAGTGCTGCTGGTCACAGATGTCTGGACAGGGCTGTTACAGTTGGACAAGCTGTCCCAGGAGCGCAGGCGTGAGTGGATATCTTTGAAGCGAGGCCTTCTTGCTGGCAGCTCACTCCAGCAGTCTAGCATGAGTGTGTAAATCCAGGTCGGGCAGTCATCTGGACAAGCCAGTAACTGGTGTCTCTGCACCATCTCAATCACATCCTGGTTGGAATAGCCACAATAAGGCTGAAGACCATAGCTGAATGTTTCCCAGAGCAACACACCATACGACCAGATGTCAGAGTCAGTGGAGAATTTCCCATACATAATGGCCTCTGGAGACATCCAACGAATTGGAAAAGGGCTTGTTCCTATCAGATTGTGGTAATCAGCCGAGTATACATCTCTGAACAGGCCCAGGTCTAGGATCTTAACAGTCAGCTTGTCAAAGACCAAAATGTTCCGGGCTGCTAAGTCTTTGTGGACAACTTGGTTGCTAGAAAGGTACTCCATTCCAGCAGCAATCTGAGTTATTATATAGAAGAAATCAGGCTGTTCCAATGTAGATTTGAAGGTCTTTCCATCATCTGAACTGCCCACATCCGAGTTAGGGGAGTGCATCACCAGATACTCATGCAGGTCACCAAGACTGGAATAGGTGAATACCATGCTCATTGGCTGCTCTTTGGTGACCACACCAATCAAACCAACAATATTTTGATGCTGCAGATGAAAGCGGACCATAGCTTCCTGGCGAAACTCCTCGAATAGAATTGCATCAGCCTTgtcttttaatgttttaatggctaCCACTTGAGTCTGTTCACCAGGCGCTGTTCCATAAAAGTGCCCTTTGTACACCGTTCCATATCGGTCTTCGCCAAGACCTTCCATAAACTGAAGTGATGACATGGTGATCTCCCGGAGCTTGGTCTGCAACTATATGGGAATAAATACATTTCATCAAAATGTATTACCGCCATAAGATAATGTGATAGGAGTTGCATCGAAttgaatttgttttattttaactaaTTGATTAAAGAAAACTGCTAAAAGTTTCACCAAGTGTGACATATTTTTTGTAAAGTCAATATATCTAAACATACCGTGAATACCGTTTATATTCACTAATCATACAGCATACATAAAGTCAAGGACAAGGTTATTAGAACCCCTGTTGATTTAGTAAGTTTGCCTACAAAGAAATGCTCACTTTATAATTTCAATGGTAGGATATTTCAAACAGAGCAATAATCAAAAAATAACCAAAATAGTCCAAAAGAGTAATAAATTAATTTGAATTTGCATAAAGGAAATTATTTGACTCCCTATCAATCAGTAAGATTTCTGACTCCTATGTGAAATTGATACAGGTAACAAGCGGACAATGAGAGCTTTCTCATATAGGACACCTGACCACAGAAGCAATCAATCTATCCAGATTCTAAACTCTGCACCATGGCCATGACAAAAGAGCTTTCGAAAGAAGTCAGGTACAAGTTTGTGGACCTACACAAGGCTGGAAATAGCTACAAGATTATTGCCAAGCAGCAAGGTGAGAAAGTGACAACAGCTGATCACTCAGAGTATTCAGAGGAGTGCATGAAAGTGTTGTGGTCAGATAAGACCAAAATCGAACTCTTTGGGATCAGCTCAGGTTGCCGTGTTTGGGAGAATTGCTGCCTATAACTATATGCATTATCTCACCATCAAGATGGTGATGGAAACATTGTGCTTTCAGTGTGTATACCTGCCAAGGGGCAGTATAACTGGATGGATGGGAGCATGTACCATCAAACATTGGGTGAGAACCTGCTTCCCTCATCCAGGGCACTGAAAATGAGGCATGGGTTGGTTGGGataagaatcagcttctctaaaaccaagaccatggtcttgagtcagaaaagggtagaaaacCTTCTCCGATGAGGTCCTGCtataagtggagaagtttaagtatctcggggtcttgttcatgagtgagggaaagctggagcgtgagatcaactgagattggtgctgcgtctgcagtgatgagggcattgtaccgatctgtcgtggtgaagagagctgagctggaaaggagcaatggctccacatggaaaagaaatgtcacaaaatcagAGAAAGGAAGtaatttctttacacaaaaaggtgagggctacaagaagatcagcaaaatcttacatatcagtcaaaatactgtagcaaaagtgatccaaaaatttaagaaagatggaagtgcaaccatcttacagaaaTGTCCAGGTCGTCCACGCAAGTTAACATTTCAACAGTAgtgtcttctgatgagaagggtaaAAGAAAATCGCCATGCAAGTTCACTGTAGTTAGCTAAAGTAATAAAAAGACAAACTTCAAGAGCTCTCTGACAGGCTCCCAGGGTGACAGAGACATGCCAAATATTTTAAACATCCGCCGAAAGTGACGGAGACGgcaagcttgtgactggtcaggacgCAGCTTCCTGTAAACTTGTCACGAGCACCGACATTACCCCGTAAAAAAGGTAAAAAGATATTTTGCAGCAGACCCAGAATAGATTAATGAACGCATCGCTAAAAAGGtcagaaaatatgaacgtttattcacctgtgccgaaggagtacaaaatacggagcaaacatggatggaaatgatgggaaacgtgggtttagaggtggggaccgCACAAGAGGTGGagaagaatgaaggacaaatttgtccgtgttataaagtctttgaagtatataaacacatcagtaaatacactatcgtggactgGATACAtaagtgttatggtggcaggataccacagaaatgtgctacgccctctgttgtcctggtggggaactgTTAGCTACACTCTGCCTGCGCAGAAGTTTGCATATGAAAACCTTTCCAACACTCTGTGCGGGTCTCTCCCTTGTGAAGCTAATGCGaggagtataaatcaggctttagttatATTATTAACTCTAATATCATGTTATGGAGCTAAACAATGGTTTAAttaaacccagccttgtgaaaattctggaaattgttcttttgttcatcaAACTGACTAAATTAACACTTTTgaaagggggtgtactcatttatgctgagcactgtatagTTACAAGCTTTGCATAGGGACAGAAAGAATGGGATCACGAATACAagcaagttttctctgcagggtgtctgggctctcccttagagtcagggtgagaagcttggctatccgggaggggcttggagttgacccgctgctcctccacattgagaggagccagttgaagtggctcggacATCTAGATAGGATgcgtcctggacgcctccctggtgaggttttccgggcacgtccagctGAGAAAAGACCTAAAGGAAtacccaggacaagctggagggactatgtctcttggctggccagggagtgCCTTAGGATTCCCGAGAGGAGCTCGCCtaagttgctggggagagggtagacagggcctccctgcttaggctactggctCCGTGACCTGGAGCCTCAGCATAAGTAGCCGAAactggatggatgggttgatttTTCAGCATGACAATGTTTCAAAACACACATCCAAGGCAACTAAGGACTGGCTCAAGAAGAAGCATATAAAGGTCTTCTTGGAGTGGCCTGGTCTGTCTCCAAACCATAATCCTATAAAGAAAACAAAGTTGCCAAACATTGGGCACCAAATATTAATGACTTGaagaggatctgcaaggaggagtGGAACTAGTGGATCCAATACTTATTTCATTCATacaatattaaaataatttataactttgggaaaaaaaagtattttactgGATGTTTTGGTCATTTTTTTGTCTCTCAAATAAGCCTAAGTGTGACCATTTCTTTTTAGCAGTGAAACTTACAAAACCAGCAGGTAATAGTGAAGAATGGTGGTAGCATCATAGCGTGGGACAGTCGCAGTGCACAAAATAAATAACAATGACAACTTCCACAAAATTGGACTTGAACACACTTTTTAACTGGATAAAGCAGGCTACCACTGAGGCAATGGCTGCTTTTCCTAAACTCCCAACCCTATCCAAGTGAACACCTATCAAATATGATTAAACTCTTGGTCAAAAAACCGACCAATTAAAATGCACCTTAACTATTATGCCAATAAGAGTCAAATATCTGTTCAATTATAACAGAAGCTTGATTATTGCAGCAAAAAGCTTGCAGTTGAGACAAAACTTGCTAAAAGAAATGTAACCATATGTGAGAGAGGGTGTATGTTTACATGTGAGCCTGTGTGGAGAGGGGAAAAGCTACAATTCAAACTTTTACACACAAttcatatttttaaaagctgtatgATAATCAGACCAAATTTAGCATGAAATGCATGCCCGTGATCAGAGGTTTTAAACTTCTGATTACAGCAAAACACCATCAAACTAAACCAAGATAGCAAATGGCAACATACAGTATGGCTCTGCACAACTTAAGTAAGGgttttattttaaattgtttGATTTTCAGGTGCAAAAGATGTCATTTTCTGGAAGATTTTTTAGATTCTCTCTACTTGTGTTAAATTATTCAGAATCCTGTAAAATGATGTTGTGTGTGTTCTGAGGACATCCTAAATGTCAGAATGCAAATGGATCTTTACATGTTTTTGTATAATGTACTACCTGATGTTTGTTCTGATTGAGAAGAGACAGCTCCAAGTCCTGGCTGGGGGAGAGGGTGCTTTGGCCACGAGGCGGCGTCCCAGAAGAGGCCTTATGTTTATTTCGACACTTGCAAACCAGAAAAAAGAGGCAGGCAATAACAAGTGGGATGGACACGGCAGGGATCAAAATAAACAGGATCTCCTTCCTTGGGTTTTCTGGAGGCACTGTAGAAAGAAGAATATAGGGAAAAGTGTTACCCATATAAAAAGGTgatgaaaataaaagtaaataaataaccgGGATGCTCGATACTGGCGTTTTTATACCAATATACAGATATTTTCTGACTCTTAATTTCTGATATGGATATAAACCAATACTGATAAGCCACTTTCACATCTGGGCCGGCACAGACCAGACTGAGTGGCATTGGTCTGGGTCCTACACCTGTAGGTTTTGTtcacacacttctcaggaacaGGGAAATCTCCGAGCATGTGGGTGGGGCAAAAGGTGTGCGGAAAAGTCTGGTGCCTCCCTTAAATGACGGCTGTGCAGATCAATGCAGGCAGCGCTGGCTCTGTGGGTGTGTGGGCTCCTCACGGCAGTGAGAAGGAGACACAGAGAGCtgctgtttctgtgtgtgtgtttgtgtgtgtgtgtgcgcgcgcgcgcgcttcCCTCACAGCAGTAAGGAGGGatgcagcttc
It contains:
- the ror2 gene encoding tyrosine-protein kinase transmembrane receptor ROR2 isoform X1; amino-acid sequence: MNAMASFSFGRFLWVLFLSPRVMCDADPSLPVETDGLAEAQSGSAPTTEGYFLEFQEPINNITHYQGQVATMHCKVVGNPRPSIRWLKNDAPVVQEQGRISIRKTETGSKLRIQDLDTTDTGYYQCVASNSLKVISATGVLYVKLAQIPTHKPVEPSSTKGFCQPYRGIACARFIGNQSIYVESLQTQGDSENRITAAFTMIGTSTHLSDHCSKFAIPSFCYYVFPLCEKGPRGPRRRRLCQDECEALENNICYAEYTIARSNPMILMQLELPNCNSLPKKETPEAVSCIRLGIPPDKLGPHSPSEHSCYNGSGADYRGTVAVTKSGHHCQQWSAQFPHSHHLTQEYPELWGSHNFCRNPGGHMEAPWCFTLDPKVQMDLCDIQPCMPPENPRKEILFILIPAVSIPLVIACLFFLVCKCRNKHKASSGTPPRGQSTLSPSQDLELSLLNQNKHQLQTKLREITMSSLQFMEGLGEDRYGTVYKGHFYGTAPGEQTQVVAIKTLKDKADAILFEEFRQEAMVRFHLQHQNIVGLIGVVTKEQPMSMVFTYSSLGDLHEYLVMHSPNSDVGSSDDGKTFKSTLEQPDFFYIITQIAAGMEYLSSNQVVHKDLAARNILVFDKLTVKILDLGLFRDVYSADYHNLIGTSPFPIRWMSPEAIMYGKFSTDSDIWSYGVLLWETFSYGLQPYCGYSNQDVIEMVQRHQLLACPDDCPTWIYTLMLDCWSELPARRPRFKDIHSRLRSWDSLSNCNSPVQTSVTSSTTQTSSLSTSYVSMSTANTSRYSSPKKSSLVNQPQFMPVKGQMHRSVMSPPLFIPINGYHPMPAYPYLQNFYPMQMPVAMPQQQLHHPPPVVNKVGSHHSGSGSTSTGHVSSSFCNTSVTEQAAFLIKDHSHNDEDLADRTSQGEPVPAQGFQMPETELLGDIETLQTDEKMTKLSDT
- the ror2 gene encoding tyrosine-protein kinase transmembrane receptor ROR2 isoform X2 is translated as MNAMASFSFGRFLWVLFLSPRVMCDDPSLPVETDGLAEAQSGSAPTTEGYFLEFQEPINNITHYQGQVATMHCKVVGNPRPSIRWLKNDAPVVQEQGRISIRKTETGSKLRIQDLDTTDTGYYQCVASNSLKVISATGVLYVKLAQIPTHKPVEPSSTKGFCQPYRGIACARFIGNQSIYVESLQTQGDSENRITAAFTMIGTSTHLSDHCSKFAIPSFCYYVFPLCEKGPRGPRRRRLCQDECEALENNICYAEYTIARSNPMILMQLELPNCNSLPKKETPEAVSCIRLGIPPDKLGPHSPSEHSCYNGSGADYRGTVAVTKSGHHCQQWSAQFPHSHHLTQEYPELWGSHNFCRNPGGHMEAPWCFTLDPKVQMDLCDIQPCMPPENPRKEILFILIPAVSIPLVIACLFFLVCKCRNKHKASSGTPPRGQSTLSPSQDLELSLLNQNKHQLQTKLREITMSSLQFMEGLGEDRYGTVYKGHFYGTAPGEQTQVVAIKTLKDKADAILFEEFRQEAMVRFHLQHQNIVGLIGVVTKEQPMSMVFTYSSLGDLHEYLVMHSPNSDVGSSDDGKTFKSTLEQPDFFYIITQIAAGMEYLSSNQVVHKDLAARNILVFDKLTVKILDLGLFRDVYSADYHNLIGTSPFPIRWMSPEAIMYGKFSTDSDIWSYGVLLWETFSYGLQPYCGYSNQDVIEMVQRHQLLACPDDCPTWIYTLMLDCWSELPARRPRFKDIHSRLRSWDSLSNCNSPVQTSVTSSTTQTSSLSTSYVSMSTANTSRYSSPKKSSLVNQPQFMPVKGQMHRSVMSPPLFIPINGYHPMPAYPYLQNFYPMQMPVAMPQQQLHHPPPVVNKVGSHHSGSGSTSTGHVSSSFCNTSVTEQAAFLIKDHSHNDEDLADRTSQGEPVPAQGFQMPETELLGDIETLQTDEKMTKLSDT